The proteins below are encoded in one region of Gambusia affinis linkage group LG07, SWU_Gaff_1.0, whole genome shotgun sequence:
- the tasora gene encoding protein TASOR has translation MEDGFSRREACPVRRVSATADFSYRDCELLCSTPGRGGYPAAARLSPAAAGKIAERRKSAPQVVHQRHMPSEPKKFHIPRKTKEKKALFQFVSTESREYEDMKTILTSGYIDSNSSGCFTYSNPRLVHSELLEKEFVDKRREMKADGRTDKELEESYCFLMTNSLKLPVHCEKGLTVGQSKNTVLGNPSKGVYLSRFSDLLQTRPLTPGTTGELLILKVMKGKVKSIYENMKILQDPTPRFDSHIAKNASKVNSLSCFRAYEFTQQYFYEYLFDELRERPRQVCPYAVVSFHFKGKDAPLSVKPAAPVRSSSQFSESSKGCAQFNVWTGDLVKNDQVLLQVSLRSSSTPFLPLRLPEKLDVDSVVTLDEVTNLVPSAVFSFNTYRSSKEVVTDGYYCSLLEVIDRNQSSTNVTMLLRELETKELVLVNPLTDKGFLFLLSSVQMATPTERGENWKRSLQALFVFLEPRDVSTFTSRCSSSQDSLPSSAWPMPRLSDFLPALHHSLVKTRANPPANLSAGVEQQTREYLSGVTAGSVQPCPMTEYDSVLDEETKPCPPYHRPNTDSYLRSYLANPAAYMLSVARARQAVEALLGPEPPPEETPRNNRGPPGAAGHNAHKVQQLLDQILSCKKNAEAEVRREDGDGSKASKRKMDQKTAERTLKYFKASLETGRADRIPVGGNKTSFASIITSLGLKDVDLREDGSEVTVKFLRQLKGLVNAANQSPSEAIEDGLKESSPFGRLAMKLGLPTNCDIDLRKQEELEEQTAGSVSSLEGFSPGSHSGEPNHHGGRGGGRLGRKAAANEEQEEEEEEWEIPWVLIPITGLSSERYSQRDRSLPQDPRFQHRDSATGITVTTKFPRRSPAPSPERSPPPSYPSLEATPPPSPFQCSSPIPSPPPSPSQCPSPDPSPPPSPSQCPSPDPSPPSSPLTCPSPLPSPRPSPARSPSPETKPPPSQRCRPANEVKPPNELQVFPKEFPGESSKTELKVQQKEVKTEPPSVPAETDPFSVLPLRINSSPSKSQQMEESEREAENVAAEEEEVHLEEGYEEVAERNQSEPKEPDGGSFGHPVRDLDSVVDKNLMEFSSDLQLLLQDEGINYNLPPLPPAPLPPYASLPQFSPYVSFYHPRPPVADYVASLHDSIVSLLAASEDRGAPAAAAVGIPVDAALANTVSDFVASVRAGKASAGRTAATEQFSDCDPTSGPGSAWGRAAQPQHDAAVRTVLCSPAEEGGETLTGADSTVTMSGLGSGSETQHPQVASPNPASASVLEPGAAPVPSTTHISSVIDRLEPNVLHNLAEILKDIKRKTPQFYVHCPEPDDPVCKEVKEYLVSLGNVHQSPADFLHQDNTENGLLVIIKNQDIAGHVHQIPGLMSLKRHSSVVFVGIDSLDDIKNSSCIELFVSGGCIVSDELVLNPDIIPHNRLAALLMLLEKHSSPESLWRWKIHCKTHKRLKEQARFRRDAANLLDLLSAYQKRQIVEFLPYHHCDMTNNQSPDLDCLTELQARYTQFRHTVYLTEHSFDKFPVYSNGGIIVATMEEIERSFSRLVGYLSVKDKQLFLEDLLAPKGLGQQSPSTAADRLHPVADSNQAPSVLPTWPLAPDQLAPDAGSDRVSVATSRDMEVLQQAIKEMRAERLKQLKQLRLQQQLLELQVESNDAALPAAAVEGGHLTPPTDQAAPPESVRFMPGRKAVTATLDLIHSGLQLETWEGERSEGERSEDRRRPTPTEGQSAQNRPELSNQSAAARSAEPNGPDFDQEPERQREPDRSSGSPEEGDVSRSSQSNQQPPVGVEAAPQSSAESRIPVLMYRDQNQPGPALFGQPPQRSVGLLQPPQLPQFHGQHFHTGPLLGALRPLGALRGIMGPPPIWPGGLAPTANPLVWGLQQPGVDLLGGFYGPAGPGGSAYRGARPGGGFNRM, from the exons ctctTTTCCAGTTTGTCTCCACCGAGTCCAGGGAGTATGAGGACATGAAGACCATCCTGACATCCGGCTACATCGACAGCAACTCTTCAGGTTGCTTCACTTACAGCAACCCTCGGCTTGTCCACAGCGAGCTGCTGGAGAAGGAA ttcgTGGATAAACGGAGAGAGATGAAAGCAGACGGAAGGACGGAtaaggagctggaggagagctACTGCTTCCTGATGACTAATTCACTCAAG CTGCCTGTTCACTGTGAGAAGGGACTAACTGTCGGTCAGAGCAAAAACACGGTGCTGGGAAACCCGAGTAAAG GCGTGTATCTGTCAAGGTTTTCGGACCTGCTGCAGACGAGACCTTTGACCCCTGGGACGACCGGGGAGCTCCTCATCCTCAAGGTGATGAAG GGGAAGGTGAAGAGCATCTACGAAAACATGAAGATCCTCCAGGACCCGACGCCTCGCTTTGACAGCCACATTGCCAAGAACGCCAGCAAGGTCAACTCGCTCAGCTGCTTCCGCGCCTACGAGTTCACGCAG CAATACTTCTATGAGTATTTGTTTGATGAGCTGCGGGAGCGACCGCGCCAGGTGTGTCCGTACGCCGTCGTCTCCTTCCACTTTAAAGGAAAAGACGCGCCTCTCTCCGTCAAACCCGCGGCGCCCGTCAG GTCCAGCAGTCAGTTCTCAGAGAGCAGCAAAG GGTGCGCTCAGTTCAACGTGTGGACCGGAGATCTGGTGAAAAACGACCAGGTTCTGCTCCAGGTCTCCCTCCGGTCCAGCTCCACTCCTTTTCTGCCCCTCAGGCT ACCTGAGAAGTTGGACGTCGACTCGGTTGTGACGTTGGATGAAGTGACCAACCTGGTTCCCTCTGCTGTGTTCTCCTTTAATACCTACCGCAGCAGCAAAGAAG ttgTGACTGACGGCTATTACTGCAGCCTGCTGGAGGTGATTGACAGAAATCAGTCCTCCACTAACGTAACGATGCTGCTGAGGGAGCTGGAGACCAAAGAGCTG gtTCTGGTGAATCCACTCACGGATAAAggtttcctcttcctgctgtcCAGCGTTCAGATGGCCACACCGACGG agagaggagaaaactgGAAGAGGAGCCTTCAGgccttgtttgttttcctggagCCCAGAGACGTTTCCACATTCA CGTCACGGTGTTCCTCCTCCCAGGACAGTTTACCGTCCTCTGCCTGGCCGATGCCGCGCCTCTCCGACTTCCTGCCAGCTCTGCACCACTCCCTGGTGAAAACCCGAGCCAACCCGCCGGCCAACCTCTCTGCTGGTGTGGAGCAGCAGACCCGTGAATACCTCAGCGGCGTGACCGCCGGCAGC GTCCAGCCGTGCCCCATGACCGAGTACGACTCGGTTCTGGACGAGGAGACCAAGCCCTGCCCGCCCTACCACCGGCCCAACACGGACAGCTACCTGCGCTCCTACCTGGCCAACCCCGCCGCCTACATGCTGTCGGTAGCGCGCGCCAGGCAGGCGGTAGAGGCGCTCCTCGGACCTGAGCCACCGCCGGAGGAAACACCCAGGAACAACAGAGGCCCACCAGGCGCGGCGGGACACAACGCTCATAAG GTGCAGCAGCTGTTGGACCAGATTCTGAGTTGTAAGAAAAACGCAGAGGCAGAAGTGAGGAGGGAGGATGGCGATGGTTCGAAAGCTTCGAAGAGGAAGATGGATCAGAAGACGGCGGAGAGAACGCTAAAATACTTCAAGGCGTCTCTTGAAACAGGAAGAGCCGACAGGATTCCAG ttggAGGAAACAAAACCTCTTTTGCATCTATAATCACCTCGTTGGGTTTGAAGGACGTGGATCTGAGGGAAGACGGATCCGAAGTAACTGTTAAATTTCTCAGACAGCTGAAAG GACTCGTTAACGCTGCTAACCAGAGTCCCTCTGAGGCGATAGAGGACGGACTGAAGGAGTCGAGTCCGTTCGGTCGGCTGGCCATGAAACTGGGCCTGCCCACTAACTGTGACATCGACCTGAGgaagcaggaggagctggag GAGCAGACGGCAGGCAGCGTCAGCAGCCTGGAGGGCTTCAGTCCCGGTTCGCACAGCGGGGAGCCGAACCACcacggaggaagaggaggaggaaggctggGGAGGAAAGCGGCGGCTAAtgaagagcaggaagaggaggaggaggagtgggaGATCCCGTGGGTCCTGATCCCCATCACAG GTCTCTCTTCGGAGCGATACTCACAGCGGGACAGGAGCCTCCCGCAGGACCCGCGTTTCCAGCACCGCGACTCGGCCACCGGCATCACCGTGACGACCAAGTTTCCCAGGAGGAGCCCCGCCCCGTCTCCGGAGCGGAGCCCCCCTCCGTCCTACCCGTCCCTGGAGGCGACGCCTCCTCCCTCCCCCTTCCAGTGCTCGTCGCCCATCCCCAGCCCGCCTCCCTCGCCGTCCCAGTGCCCCTCCCCCGACCCCAGTCCGCCGCCTTCGCCATCCCAGTGCCCGTCCCCGGACCCCAGCCCGCCCTCGTCTCCGCTCACCTGCCCCTCGCCGCTGCCCAGCCCCCGCCCTTCCCCCGCCCGCTCACCGTCACCTGAGACCAAGCCGCCGCCCTCCCAGCGATGTCGGCCCGCTAACGAAGTGAAGCCGCCTAACGAGCTGCAGGTTTTCCCCAAGGAGTTTCCAG GAGAGTCGAGTAAAACTGAGCTGAAGGTCCAGCAGAAGGAAGTTAAAACGGAGCCACCATCGGTTCCTGCAGAGACGGATCCGTTCTCGGTTCTGCCTCTGAGGATAAACTCTTCCCCGTCCAAATCTCAACAAATGGAGGAATCGGAAAGAGAGGCAGAAAATgttgcagcagaagaagaagaggttcATCTAGAGGAGGGATATGAAGAGGTCGCTGAGaggaaccaatcagaaccgAAGGAACCCGACGGCGGCTCGTTTGGCCATCCTGTCAGAGACCTGGACAGCGTCGTGGACAAAAACCTGATGGAGTTTTCCTCGGACCTGCAGCTCCTCTTGCAGGATGAAGGCATCAACTACAACCTCCCCCCGTTGCCGCCGGCGCCCCTGCCGCCGTACGCATCGTTGCCGCAGTTTTCGCCCTACGTCTCCTTCTACCACCCCCGCCCTCCGGTCGCCGACTACGTCGCCTCGCTGCACGACAGCATCGTCAGCCTGCTGGCGGCGAGCGAGGACCGCGGCGCCCCGGCGGCGGCGGCTGTTGGGATTCCTGTCGACGCCGCACTGGCCAACACTGTCAGCGACTTCGTGGCCAGCGTCAGAGCAGGGAAGGCTTCAGCGGGTCGGACCGCCGCTACCGAACAGTTCTCTGACTGTGACCCAACCTCTGGTCCTGGGTCCGCCTGGGGCCGCGCGGCTCAGCCTCAGCACGACGCTGCGGTTCGGACCGTGCTCTGCTCACCTGCAGAGGAAGGCGGAGAGACTCTGACGGGCGCGGACAGCACCGTAACAATGTCAGGACTTGGATCTGGTTCTGAAACCCAGCATccacaggtcgccagtccaaaCCCAGCCTCCGCCTCGGTTCTGGAGCCAGGCGCGGCACCCGTCCCATCGACCACACACATCAGCTCTGTGATCGACCGGCTGGAGCCGAACGTCTTACACAACCTGGCGGAGATCCTGAAGGACATCAAGAGGAAGACGCCGCAGTTCTACGTCCACTGCCCAGAACCGGACGACCCGGTCTGCAAGGAGGTCAAG GAATATCTGGTGAGCCTGGGCAACGTGCATCAGAGTCCAGCGGACTTCCTGCaccaggacaacacggagaacGGCCTGCTGGTCATCATCAAGAACCAGGACATCGCTGGCCACGTTCATCAG ATTCCAGGCCTCATGTCCTTAAAGCGACACTCCTCTGTGGTGTTTGTGGGCATCGACTCGCTGGACGACATCAAGAACAGCAGCTGCATCGAGCTGTTTGTCTCTGGAGGCTGCATCGTCTCCGACGAGCTGGTCCTCAACCCGGACATCATTCCTCACA ATCGACTGGCTGCTCTCCTGATGCTCCTAGAGAAGCACAGCTCTCCAGAAAGTCTCTGGAGGTGGAAGATCCACTGCAAAACCCACAAAAGGCTGAAAGAGCAAGCCAG GTTCCGGAGGGACGCAGCCAACCTGCTGGATCTGCTCTCGGCGTACCAGAAGCGGCAGATCGTAGAGTTCCTGCCGTATCATCACTGTGACATGACTAACAATCAGTCGCCGGACCTCGACTGCCTCACCGAGCTCCAGGCCCGATACACGCAGTTCCGACACACAGTCTACCTCACTG AGCACTCCTTCGATAAGTTTCCTGTCTACTCCAACGGGGGGATCATCGTGGCCACGATGGAAGAAATCGAGCGCAGCTTCAGCCGGCTGGTTGGCTATCTCAGCGTCAAGGACAAGCAGCTGTTCCTGGAGGATCTGCTCGCTCCCAAAG GTCTCGGCCAACAGTCTCCGTCCACCGCCGCCGATCGCCTCCACCCTGTTGCCGATAGCAACCAGGCGCCCAGCGTCCTGCCCACCTGGCCCCTCGCCCCCGACCAGTTGGCTCCGGACGCCGGCAGCGATCGTGTTTCCGTGGCGACCAGCAGAGACATGGAGGTGCTGCAGCAGGCCATCAAGGAGATGCGGGCGGAGCGCCTGAAGCAGCTGAAGCAGctgcggctgcagcagcagctgctggagctgcaggtggAGTCAAACGACGCTGCCCTTCCTGCCGCTGCTGTGGAGGGCGGTCACCTCACACCGCCCACGGACCAGGCGGCGCCGCCGGAGTCGGTCCGGTTCATGCCCGGCAGGAAGGCCGTGACGGCGACGCTGGACTTGATTCACTCCGGTCTGCAGCTGGAGACGTGGGAGGGCGAGAGGTCGGAGGGCGAGAGGTCGGAGGACAGACGGCGGCCCACTCCCACAGAGGGACAGTCGGCCCAGAACCGCCCAGAACTGTCCAATCAGAGCGCAGCTGCTAGGTCAGCTGAGCCAAATGGGCCGGACTTCGACCAAGAACCGGAGCGACAACGAGAACCCGACCGATCATCAGGCTCTCCTGAAGAGGGCGACGTCTCCAG ATCCTCCCAGTCCAACCAGCAGCCGCCAGTCGGCGTTGAAGCGGCTCCCCAGAGCAGTGCAGAGTCCCGGATCCCCGTCTTGATGTACCGGGATCAGAACCAGCCGGGTCCGGCTCTGTTCGGCCAGCCGCCACAGCGGAGCGTCGGCCTGCTTCAACCCCCGCAGCTACCGCAGTTCCACGGCCAGCATTTCCACACCGGACCCTTACTGGGAGCCCTGCGCCCGTTGGGGGCCCTGCGGGGCATCATGGGCCCCCCGCCCATCTGGCCCGGAGGGCTGGCTCCCACGGCCAACCCCCTGGTTTGGGGCCTGCAGCAGCCGGGCGTGGACCTCCTGGGCGGGTTCTACGGCCCTGCAGGTCCAGGTGGGAGCGCGTACCGAGGCGCCCGGCCCGGCGGAGGTTTTAACAGGATGTAG